In one Dama dama isolate Ldn47 chromosome 5, ASM3311817v1, whole genome shotgun sequence genomic region, the following are encoded:
- the LOC133055810 gene encoding large ribosomal subunit protein eL21 has product MTNTKGKRRGTRYMFSRPFRKHGVVPLATYMRIYKKGDIVDIKGMGTVQKGMPHKCYHGKTGRVYNVTQHAVGIIVNKQVKGKILAKRINVRIEHIKHSKSRDSFLKRVKENDQKKKEAKEKGTWVQLKRQPAPPREAHFVRTNGKEPELLEPIPYEFMA; this is encoded by the coding sequence ATGACCAacacaaagggaaagaggaggggcaCCCGCTACATGTTCTCTAGACCTTTTAGAAAACATGGAGTTGTTCCTTTGGCCACATACATGCGAATCTACAAGAAGGGTGATATTGTAGATATCAAGGGAATGGGTACTGTTCAAAAAGGAATGCCCCACAAATGTTACCATGGCAAAACTGGGAGAGTCTACAATGTTACCCAGCATGCTGTTGGCATCATTGTAAACAAACAAGTTAAGGGCaagattcttgccaagagaattaaTGTGCGTATCGAGCATATTAAGCACTCTAAGAGCCGAGATAGCTTCCTAAAACGTGTGAaggaaaatgatcagaaaaagaaggaagccaaAGAGAAAGGGACTTGGGTTCAGCTGAAGCGCCAGCCTGCTCCACCCAGAGAAGCACACTTTGTGAGGACCAATGGAAAGGAACCTGAACTGTTGGAACCCATTCCCTATGAATTCATGGCCTGA